A window of the Cystobacter fuscus genome harbors these coding sequences:
- a CDS encoding catalase, with product MHKKTPDTVSIDARSKDEALARDRSNPTGHRMTSDQGIPIENTDNSLRVGARGPTLLEDFHFREKIMRFDHERIPERVVHARGSAAHGYFQPYESLADLTKAKLFQDPSKKTPVFVRFSTVAGSRGSMDTARDVRGFAVKFYTEEGNWDLVGNNIPVFFIQDAIKFPDVIHAAKPEPHHEMPQAATAHDSFWDFISLMPESAHMLMWVMSDRALPRSYRMMEGFGVHTFRLVNDKGVSRFVKFHWKPKLGVHSLVWDESQKLGGKDSDYHRRDLWENIEKGNFPEWELGLQIIEEKDVAKLGIEILDSTKIIPEELVPVRRVGKLVLDRNPTNFFAETEQVAFCTANVVPGIDFTDDPLLQGRNFSYLDTQLSRLGGPNFVEIPINRPLAPVHNNQQDGFKRHTILEGRANYFPNSLGGGCPFMSSAAEGGYRHFPEKVDGEKLRARGESFQDHFTQAGMFYRSMSKPEREHIIAAILFELGKVERKEVRARVVEQILAKIDEELVTQVAEGLGLPVPKSAVEKGKIDKSPALSIEYMKKDAKKDAIPTRLVGVLVADGFDAEDLSATRAAVEKAGGQVVVIAKRLGTVKGSDGQPVMVDKSSLTTASVEYDAVFVPGGTASVAVLKKDADAMQFIQEAYRHCKAIGVTREASELLEAGGISSSAPGIVADAKGARHHHFTAKFIESIAEHRHWMRLDRNNVPA from the coding sequence TTGCACAAGAAGACCCCGGACACAGTGAGCATCGACGCGCGCAGCAAGGACGAGGCCCTCGCCAGGGATCGCTCGAATCCCACGGGCCATCGGATGACGTCGGACCAGGGGATTCCCATCGAGAACACCGACAACTCGCTGCGCGTGGGCGCGCGTGGCCCCACCCTGCTCGAGGACTTCCACTTCCGCGAGAAGATCATGCGCTTCGACCACGAGCGCATCCCCGAGCGCGTCGTGCATGCCCGGGGCTCGGCCGCGCACGGCTACTTCCAGCCCTATGAGTCGCTGGCCGATCTCACCAAGGCGAAGCTCTTCCAGGATCCGTCCAAGAAGACGCCCGTCTTCGTGCGCTTCTCCACCGTGGCCGGCTCGCGCGGCTCCATGGACACGGCGCGGGACGTGCGTGGCTTCGCCGTGAAGTTCTACACGGAGGAGGGCAACTGGGATCTGGTGGGCAACAACATCCCCGTCTTCTTCATCCAGGATGCCATCAAGTTCCCGGACGTCATCCACGCGGCCAAGCCGGAGCCGCACCACGAGATGCCTCAGGCGGCCACCGCGCATGACTCCTTCTGGGACTTCATCTCGCTCATGCCGGAGAGCGCCCACATGCTCATGTGGGTCATGTCCGATCGCGCCCTGCCGCGCAGCTACCGCATGATGGAAGGCTTTGGCGTCCACACCTTCCGCCTGGTGAACGACAAGGGCGTGTCGCGCTTCGTGAAGTTCCACTGGAAGCCGAAGCTCGGCGTGCACTCGCTCGTATGGGACGAGAGCCAGAAGCTCGGGGGCAAGGATTCGGACTATCACCGCCGCGACCTCTGGGAGAACATCGAGAAGGGCAACTTCCCCGAGTGGGAGCTGGGGTTGCAGATCATCGAGGAGAAGGACGTGGCGAAGCTCGGCATCGAGATCCTCGACTCGACGAAGATCATCCCCGAGGAGCTCGTCCCGGTGCGCCGTGTCGGCAAGCTCGTGCTCGACCGCAACCCGACGAACTTCTTCGCCGAGACCGAGCAGGTCGCCTTCTGTACCGCCAACGTCGTGCCGGGCATCGACTTCACGGATGATCCGCTGCTGCAGGGGCGCAACTTCTCCTACCTCGACACGCAGCTCTCCCGGCTGGGCGGGCCCAACTTCGTCGAGATCCCCATCAACCGTCCGCTCGCGCCGGTGCACAACAACCAGCAGGATGGTTTCAAGCGGCACACCATCCTCGAGGGCCGCGCCAACTACTTCCCCAACTCGCTCGGGGGCGGCTGCCCGTTCATGAGCTCCGCGGCCGAGGGCGGCTACCGGCACTTCCCGGAGAAGGTGGACGGGGAGAAGCTGCGCGCGCGTGGTGAGTCGTTCCAGGATCACTTCACCCAGGCGGGCATGTTCTACCGCAGCATGTCCAAGCCCGAGCGGGAGCACATCATCGCGGCCATCCTGTTCGAGCTGGGCAAGGTGGAGCGCAAGGAGGTGCGCGCGCGCGTCGTGGAGCAGATCCTCGCGAAGATCGACGAGGAGCTCGTCACGCAGGTGGCCGAGGGACTGGGCCTGCCCGTGCCCAAGAGCGCCGTGGAGAAGGGGAAGATCGACAAGTCCCCAGCGCTGAGCATCGAGTACATGAAGAAGGACGCGAAGAAGGACGCCATCCCCACGCGGCTCGTCGGCGTGCTGGTGGCGGATGGTTTCGACGCGGAGGACTTGTCGGCCACGCGCGCGGCCGTCGAGAAGGCGGGGGGCCAGGTGGTGGTCATCGCCAAGCGCCTGGGCACGGTGAAGGGCTCGGATGGCCAGCCGGTGATGGTGGACAAGAGCTCGCTCACCACGGCCTCGGTCGAGTACGACGCCGTCTTCGTGCCCGGTGGCACCGCGAGCGTGGCGGTGCTCAAGAAGGACGCGGACGCGATGCAGTTCATCCAGGAGGCCTACCGGCACTGCAAGGCGATTGGCGTCACTCGCGAGGCCAGTGAGCTGCTCGAGGCCGGTGGCATCTCTTCCTCCGCGCCGGGCATCGTCGCGGACGCCAAGGGGGCCAGGCACCACCACTTCACCGCGAAGTTCATCGAGTCCATCGCCGAGCACCGGCACTGGATGCGCCTCGATCGCAACAACGTCCCGGCCTGA
- a CDS encoding type VI immunity family protein, protein MGALLLRESLSICFYLSLSHQDIAKHVRRALEFYLRAIGPGAMAWYPDEHGDLWELDDKGWARIQHKLRDEGGGIVDLRDRPDAISGYQFEYRGRTIDPSYPREVCAMAFWLPTEYMEEHGPGRVQELALELGAFLPFCSGHAGLSLHRLGRTPGFHALCSSYPGMDRTEVGHLSWNLGTRINGIHWMNFLGPPVLGELGGASALRARLSTPGTTVRELGDERAVVTLGEAPEAGDTGEEQPLPAYRELARVLEPWLYHEPYIKDEFTPEELLRWERRFLD, encoded by the coding sequence ATGGGGGCGCTCCTTCTCCGTGAGAGCTTGAGCATCTGTTTCTATCTTTCGCTCTCCCATCAGGACATCGCGAAACATGTCAGGCGCGCTTTGGAGTTCTACCTTCGCGCAATCGGCCCCGGGGCGATGGCCTGGTATCCGGATGAGCACGGAGATTTGTGGGAACTTGACGACAAAGGATGGGCGCGCATTCAGCACAAACTCCGCGATGAGGGGGGAGGCATTGTTGATTTGAGGGATAGACCCGACGCGATCAGCGGGTATCAGTTCGAGTATCGGGGGAGAACAATAGATCCGTCCTATCCACGCGAAGTGTGCGCGATGGCCTTCTGGCTACCGACGGAGTACATGGAAGAGCACGGTCCGGGCCGTGTGCAGGAATTGGCCTTGGAACTGGGCGCCTTTCTCCCCTTCTGCTCCGGACACGCGGGGCTCTCCCTGCACCGCCTGGGCAGAACCCCTGGATTCCACGCCCTGTGTTCCAGCTACCCTGGAATGGATAGGACCGAGGTCGGGCACCTGTCCTGGAATCTGGGCACCCGCATCAATGGCATCCACTGGATGAACTTCCTGGGCCCACCGGTGCTCGGGGAACTGGGCGGTGCCAGCGCGCTCCGCGCCCGCCTCTCCACTCCGGGAACCACCGTGCGGGAACTGGGAGACGAACGCGCCGTCGTCACCCTGGGCGAAGCTCCCGAGGCCGGAGACACCGGGGAGGAGCAGCCGCTCCCGGCGTACCGGGAACTCGCGCGCGTCCTCGAGCCCTGGCTCTACCATGAGCCCTACATCAAGGATGAATTCACCCCCGAGGAGCTGCTCCGGTGGGAGCGTCGCTTCCTGGACTGA
- a CDS encoding chalcone isomerase family protein, with protein sequence MVRKEWMLAGTLAALLLSTGSAQARELAGVRVPEEVTLQGKQLSLAHVELQQMFFFKVYVWSLYFEQPPQAKAEAISSNCIKRLQLRFLRHVTRDQLVDAFRDGLARNAALRHSPLSDDLERLLGSLRDVPKGGELTLTYVPGGGLQVEGEATHGVHIGGKPFADALFVSWLENHPIFAN encoded by the coding sequence ATGGTGCGCAAGGAATGGATGCTCGCGGGAACATTGGCGGCGTTGCTGTTGAGCACGGGCTCGGCCCAGGCGCGGGAGCTCGCGGGGGTGAGGGTGCCCGAGGAAGTCACGCTGCAGGGCAAGCAACTGTCGCTGGCCCACGTGGAACTGCAGCAGATGTTCTTCTTCAAGGTCTACGTCTGGTCGCTCTATTTCGAGCAGCCGCCGCAGGCGAAGGCCGAGGCCATCTCCTCCAACTGCATCAAGCGCCTGCAACTGCGCTTCCTGCGCCATGTCACCCGGGATCAGCTCGTGGATGCCTTCCGCGATGGACTGGCCCGGAATGCCGCGCTGCGCCACTCTCCGCTGAGTGACGACCTGGAGCGGCTGCTCGGCTCGTTGCGGGACGTGCCCAAGGGCGGCGAGCTCACGCTCACCTATGTGCCGGGAGGCGGACTGCAAGTGGAGGGCGAGGCCACCCACGGTGTCCACATCGGGGGCAAGCCGTTCGCGGACGCGCTCTTCGTGTCCTGGCTGGAGAACCACCCCATCTTCGCGAACTGA
- a CDS encoding PAS domain-containing protein, whose product MRERERHLRFAQEIGGIGVFTVELATGVLTVTPEFCRLYGIEPMEHPPAKDIEATLLPEDLHHASTVEFRAHGRVSVQAEYRIRQARSGQVRWIARRSEMLRDEKGHPLRLLGVVQDVTERRAAEDRLRETNERLQLALNAGSVLGTWVWNIPAGLLTGDERFARTFELAPEQAARGLPIEEYGTFVHPEDRLRVEEQTLLTLRTGGPYRCEYRVRRTREGPYFWIEANGYCELGADGQPLRFPGLLMDIDERKQGELRQAAVIELGDRLRDLSDTADIAGTAMERVGRLLGVPRAGYGTFDASQQYLEVERDWASRPGILSVAGLHRFADYGVYIEALKRGETIAIADIEQDERTSAGADNLRVLGIRALLNVPLLEQGRLVALLYLHDDQVRQWSQDDIDFLRDVADRIRTASERVRAVAQLRQANETLEQRVEERTRERDRVWTVSQDLLVVSDAEGRFLRVNPAWTTLMGWTPEELLGKTSVWLEHPEDLEKTQAERRHLSEGQPVMRFENRLRHKDGTYRLLSWKAVPMPQEGITYSTARDITDQRQTEEQLRQSQKMEAVGKLTGGVAHDFNNLLQVIGGNLQLLQRDLVGNERGMRRVRTAIHSVERGARLASQLLAFARRQPLTPVVLHLGRLVRGMDDLLRRALGENVEVETIISGGLWNTAVDPNQLENVLLNLAINARDAMEKSGKLTIEVSNARLDERYARMHPDVKPGPYVLLAVSDTGSGMPPEVIERAFEPFFTTKPEGRGTGLGLSMVYGFVKQSGGHVKIYSEVGHGTTLKIYLPRSFQAEMPLEELPEGPVEGGTETILVVEDDAEVRATVVEILTDLGYRVLKAADGQGALAIIQSGLPVDLLFTDVVMPGPVRSTDLARQAKTLQPGIEVLFTSGYTENAIVHGGRLDPGVHLLSKPHRREELARKLRQLLNQRSPRQEKTPPRPPEKPRAPEPPPRPDEPSPLRVLLVEDDEDIRASALELMGLLGHEVVAVGSAEEASRVLKRQRFDVLFTDVSLPGMSGVELAREVIRLQLGMKIVIASGHGNSVLTGADARLQGVVVLPKPYALPQIQKVLEQKE is encoded by the coding sequence CTGCGGGAGCGAGAACGGCATCTGCGCTTCGCGCAGGAAATCGGGGGCATTGGCGTGTTCACGGTGGAGCTGGCCACCGGCGTGTTGACCGTGACGCCGGAGTTCTGCCGGCTGTATGGCATCGAGCCGATGGAGCATCCCCCCGCCAAGGACATCGAGGCGACCCTCCTCCCCGAGGATCTGCACCACGCCTCGACGGTGGAGTTCCGCGCTCACGGCCGCGTGAGCGTCCAGGCCGAGTACCGGATCCGCCAGGCCCGCTCGGGACAGGTGCGGTGGATTGCCCGGCGCAGCGAGATGCTCCGGGACGAGAAGGGCCACCCCCTGCGGCTGCTCGGTGTCGTGCAGGACGTGACGGAGCGCCGGGCCGCCGAGGACAGGTTGCGTGAAACCAACGAGCGGCTCCAGCTCGCGCTCAACGCGGGCTCGGTGCTCGGCACGTGGGTGTGGAACATCCCGGCCGGTCTGCTCACGGGTGACGAGCGGTTCGCGCGGACCTTCGAGCTCGCACCGGAGCAAGCCGCGCGGGGGTTGCCGATCGAGGAATACGGGACGTTCGTCCACCCCGAGGATCGCCTCCGCGTCGAGGAGCAGACGCTCCTCACGCTGCGCACGGGAGGACCCTACCGCTGCGAGTACCGCGTCCGCCGTACCCGGGAAGGGCCCTACTTCTGGATTGAAGCCAACGGCTACTGCGAACTCGGCGCCGACGGCCAGCCGCTGCGCTTTCCCGGCCTGCTGATGGACATCGACGAGCGCAAACAGGGGGAGCTGCGCCAGGCGGCCGTCATCGAGCTCGGCGACAGACTGCGCGACCTGAGCGACACGGCCGACATCGCGGGCACCGCCATGGAGCGGGTCGGGAGGCTGCTGGGCGTGCCGCGCGCGGGGTACGGCACGTTCGACGCCTCGCAGCAGTACCTCGAGGTCGAGCGGGACTGGGCCTCCCGCCCCGGCATCCTCAGCGTGGCCGGCCTGCACCGCTTCGCCGACTATGGCGTCTACATCGAGGCGCTCAAGCGAGGAGAGACGATCGCCATCGCGGACATCGAGCAGGACGAGCGGACGAGTGCCGGCGCCGACAACCTGCGGGTGCTCGGCATCCGGGCGCTGCTCAACGTTCCCCTGCTGGAGCAAGGCCGCCTCGTCGCGCTGCTCTACCTTCACGACGATCAGGTACGCCAGTGGAGCCAGGACGACATCGACTTCCTGCGGGATGTGGCCGATCGCATCCGGACGGCGAGCGAGCGCGTGCGGGCCGTGGCGCAACTGCGGCAAGCCAACGAGACGCTGGAGCAGCGTGTCGAGGAGCGCACGCGCGAGCGCGATCGGGTCTGGACCGTGTCGCAGGATCTGCTGGTGGTGTCCGACGCCGAGGGCAGGTTCCTGCGCGTCAACCCGGCGTGGACCACCCTCATGGGCTGGACGCCAGAGGAGCTGTTGGGCAAGACGTCCGTCTGGTTGGAGCACCCCGAGGATCTGGAGAAGACCCAGGCGGAACGGCGGCACCTGTCCGAGGGCCAGCCCGTCATGCGCTTCGAGAACCGCCTGCGGCACAAGGACGGCACCTACCGGCTGTTGTCCTGGAAGGCGGTCCCCATGCCCCAGGAGGGGATCACCTACTCCACCGCGCGGGACATCACGGACCAACGGCAGACCGAGGAGCAACTGCGCCAGTCCCAGAAGATGGAGGCGGTGGGCAAGCTCACCGGCGGCGTGGCCCATGACTTCAACAACCTGCTGCAGGTCATCGGAGGCAACCTCCAACTGCTGCAGCGCGACCTGGTGGGCAACGAGCGGGGGATGCGCCGCGTGCGCACCGCCATCCACTCGGTGGAACGGGGGGCCCGGCTCGCCTCGCAACTGCTCGCCTTCGCCCGCCGGCAGCCGCTCACCCCCGTGGTGCTCCACCTGGGCCGGCTGGTGCGCGGAATGGATGATCTGCTGCGCCGCGCCCTGGGCGAGAACGTGGAGGTGGAGACCATCATCTCGGGCGGGCTGTGGAACACGGCCGTCGATCCCAACCAGCTCGAGAACGTCCTGCTCAACCTGGCCATCAACGCCCGGGACGCCATGGAGAAGTCGGGCAAGCTGACCATCGAGGTCAGCAACGCCCGGCTCGACGAGCGCTACGCGCGGATGCACCCGGACGTGAAGCCCGGACCCTACGTGCTGCTGGCCGTCTCCGACACCGGAAGCGGCATGCCCCCGGAGGTCATCGAGCGCGCCTTCGAGCCGTTCTTCACCACCAAGCCCGAGGGCCGCGGCACGGGGCTGGGCCTGAGCATGGTGTACGGCTTCGTCAAGCAGAGCGGCGGCCACGTGAAGATCTACAGCGAGGTGGGCCACGGCACGACGCTGAAGATCTACCTGCCCCGGTCGTTCCAGGCCGAGATGCCCCTCGAGGAGCTCCCCGAGGGCCCCGTGGAGGGAGGGACCGAGACCATCCTCGTCGTCGAGGACGACGCCGAGGTGCGCGCCACGGTGGTGGAGATCCTCACGGACCTGGGCTACCGCGTGCTCAAGGCCGCGGATGGCCAGGGCGCGCTGGCCATCATCCAGAGTGGCCTCCCGGTGGATCTGCTGTTCACCGACGTGGTGATGCCCGGTCCGGTGCGCAGCACCGACCTGGCCCGGCAGGCCAAGACCCTGCAACCGGGAATCGAGGTGCTCTTCACCTCGGGCTACACGGAGAACGCCATCGTGCACGGAGGGCGGCTCGACCCGGGCGTCCACCTGTTGAGCAAGCCGCACCGCCGGGAGGAGCTGGCGCGCAAGCTGCGGCAACTGCTCAACCAGCGCTCGCCGCGGCAGGAAAAGACTCCCCCGCGCCCCCCCGAGAAACCCCGGGCCCCCGAACCCCCGCCGCGCCCGGACGAGCCCTCGCCCCTGCGGGTCCTGCTGGTGGAGGACGATGAGGACATCCGCGCGTCGGCGCTGGAGCTGATGGGCCTGCTGGGGCACGAGGTGGTGGCGGTGGGCAGCGCGGAGGAGGCCAGCCGCGTGCTGAAGCGCCAGCGCTTCGACGTGCTGTTCACCGATGTGTCACTGCCGGGCATGTCGGGCGTGGAGCTGGCCCGGGAAGTCATCCGGCTCCAGCTCGGGATGAAGATCGTCATCGCCTCGGGACACGGGAATTCGGTGCTCACCGGCGCGGACGCGCGCCTGCAGGGGGTGGTGGTCCTGCCCAAGCCCTACGCCCTGCCTCAAATCCAGAAGGTCCTGGAACAGAAGGAGTAG
- the msrB gene encoding peptide-methionine (R)-S-oxide reductase MsrB, protein MSDKLILSDEEWKKRLTPQEYQVLRQHGTERPGSGCFLGTKEPGTYVCAGCGNPLFKAGEKFESGTGWPSFTQPLKPDAVAEYRDVSYGMVRTEVRCGRCDGHLGHVFPDGPPPTGLRYCMNSVAMKHAPEGHTLPLVTK, encoded by the coding sequence ATGAGTGACAAACTGATCCTGAGCGACGAGGAGTGGAAGAAGCGCCTGACCCCCCAGGAGTACCAGGTGCTGCGCCAGCACGGCACCGAGCGGCCGGGAAGCGGCTGCTTCCTGGGCACGAAGGAGCCCGGCACGTATGTCTGCGCCGGCTGCGGCAACCCGCTGTTCAAGGCGGGCGAGAAGTTCGAGTCCGGGACGGGCTGGCCCTCCTTCACCCAACCGCTCAAACCCGACGCGGTGGCGGAGTATCGCGACGTCTCGTACGGGATGGTGCGTACCGAGGTGAGATGCGGCCGGTGTGATGGGCACCTGGGACACGTCTTCCCGGATGGCCCTCCGCCCACGGGGCTGCGCTACTGCATGAACTCGGTGGCGATGAAGCACGCGCCGGAGGGACACACCCTCCCGCTCGTCACGAAGTGA
- a CDS encoding DNA-methyltransferase: MSAEAAAPVLKLVQPTLRESLYAKSDAYRLYQGDSLALLEQFEPGTFDMVFADPPYFLSNGGFTCKNGKRAAVNKGGWDVSRGVEEDHAFTTAWLKACQRVLKPTGSIWVSGTQHVIFSVGFAMQKLGYKLLNTVTWYKPNASPNLACRYFTHSSELLIWASPKPAAKLQHTFNYAKMKADNGGKQMRDVWALPRSGEEELNADESGRVWTMTAPRKEEKAHGSHPTQKPVSLLERVIEASTPEDALVLDPFNGSGTTGVAALKLGRRYVGIDMDEKYLSLSKKRLTEVERATR, translated from the coding sequence ATGTCCGCCGAAGCCGCAGCTCCTGTCCTGAAGCTTGTTCAGCCCACCCTGCGCGAGAGCCTCTACGCCAAGAGCGATGCGTACCGGCTCTACCAGGGGGACAGCCTCGCGCTGCTCGAGCAGTTCGAGCCGGGCACCTTCGACATGGTGTTCGCGGACCCGCCCTACTTCCTGTCCAACGGCGGTTTCACCTGCAAGAACGGCAAGCGCGCCGCGGTGAACAAGGGCGGCTGGGACGTGTCGCGCGGGGTGGAGGAGGACCACGCCTTCACCACCGCGTGGCTCAAGGCCTGCCAGCGCGTGCTCAAGCCCACCGGCAGCATCTGGGTGAGCGGCACCCAGCACGTCATCTTCTCGGTGGGCTTCGCGATGCAGAAGCTCGGCTACAAGCTGCTCAACACCGTCACCTGGTACAAGCCCAACGCGAGCCCCAACCTCGCCTGCCGCTACTTCACCCACTCCTCCGAGCTGCTCATCTGGGCGTCGCCCAAGCCGGCCGCGAAGCTCCAGCACACCTTCAACTACGCGAAGATGAAGGCGGACAACGGCGGCAAGCAGATGCGCGACGTGTGGGCGCTGCCGCGCTCGGGCGAGGAGGAGCTGAACGCCGACGAGTCCGGCCGCGTGTGGACGATGACGGCGCCGCGCAAGGAGGAGAAGGCGCACGGCAGCCACCCCACGCAGAAGCCGGTGTCGCTGCTCGAGCGCGTCATCGAGGCGAGCACCCCCGAGGACGCGCTGGTGTTGGATCCCTTCAACGGCAGTGGCACCACGGGCGTGGCGGCGCTCAAGCTGGGTCGGCGCTACGTGGGCATCGACATGGACGAGAAGTACCTGTCGCTGTCCAAGAAGCGCCTGACCGAGGTCGAGCGCGCCACGCGCTGA
- a CDS encoding SWIM zinc finger family protein → MAPPLTPEQALALAPDSSVAASGQKLAREREWKLLGRAERAAWGECQGSALYQVRIDLTDLTSSCSCPSRKIPCKHCIGLLLLLAAERLPQETLPSWVEGWLTQRAAAAERKAAKKAAPAPEGATPADTKARAKRASERQERMARGIEALGLWMEDLVRGGLARLDTATPVHEQAARLVDAESPGLAAQLRLLAAELEGRPEPRRLVERIGRIALVTEAWRKLEQLPAPLAADVQARVGAPLRDEDVLARGERVQGTWAVVSQELDDSAHVREQRTWLLGTTHGRTARVLQFAVGASGQFSDKLIPGTAFDAELVYWPSAAPQRAKVLERKGDLRPWTGTLPSLTLDALQRRFTEELARQPFQERTAAMLGGVVPVLENEERMWLRDATGAALRLGPCDRWRLLALSGGHPVDVFGEWDGERLRPLSVLVDGTLYALGGGER, encoded by the coding sequence ATGGCTCCGCCCCTCACACCAGAACAGGCCCTCGCGCTCGCGCCCGACTCCTCCGTGGCCGCTTCCGGCCAGAAGCTCGCGCGGGAGCGGGAGTGGAAGCTCCTGGGCCGCGCCGAGCGCGCCGCCTGGGGCGAGTGCCAGGGCAGCGCGCTGTACCAGGTGCGCATCGACCTGACGGATCTCACCTCGTCGTGCTCGTGCCCCAGCCGCAAGATTCCCTGCAAGCACTGCATCGGACTGCTGCTGCTGCTCGCCGCGGAGCGCCTGCCCCAGGAGACGCTCCCATCCTGGGTGGAGGGGTGGCTCACCCAACGCGCCGCCGCCGCCGAGCGCAAGGCGGCGAAGAAGGCGGCGCCCGCGCCGGAAGGCGCCACCCCGGCGGACACGAAGGCGCGGGCCAAACGCGCCTCCGAGCGCCAGGAGCGCATGGCCCGGGGCATCGAGGCCCTGGGGCTATGGATGGAGGATCTCGTACGCGGGGGACTCGCCCGGCTCGACACGGCGACGCCCGTGCATGAGCAGGCGGCGCGGCTGGTGGACGCGGAGAGCCCGGGCCTCGCGGCGCAACTGCGTCTGCTCGCGGCGGAGCTGGAAGGGCGTCCCGAGCCCCGACGCCTCGTGGAGCGGATCGGGCGGATCGCCCTCGTCACCGAGGCCTGGCGGAAGCTGGAGCAACTTCCCGCCCCCCTCGCGGCGGATGTCCAGGCGCGGGTGGGTGCCCCGCTGCGTGACGAGGACGTCCTCGCCCGCGGCGAGCGCGTCCAGGGCACCTGGGCCGTCGTCAGCCAGGAGCTGGACGACTCGGCGCACGTGCGCGAGCAACGCACGTGGCTGCTCGGCACCACCCATGGCCGGACGGCCCGCGTCCTCCAGTTCGCGGTCGGGGCCTCCGGGCAGTTCTCCGACAAGCTCATTCCAGGCACCGCCTTCGACGCGGAGCTCGTGTACTGGCCGAGCGCGGCGCCCCAGCGAGCGAAGGTCCTGGAGCGGAAGGGAGACCTCCGACCCTGGACGGGCACCCTGCCCTCGCTCACGCTCGACGCGCTCCAGCGGCGCTTCACCGAGGAGCTGGCCCGGCAACCCTTCCAGGAGCGCACGGCGGCGATGCTGGGTGGTGTCGTCCCCGTGCTGGAGAACGAGGAGCGGATGTGGCTGCGGGACGCCACGGGCGCGGCGCTCCGGCTCGGTCCGTGTGATCGGTGGAGGCTGCTGGCGCTGTCGGGCGGCCACCCGGTGGACGTGTTCGGCGAATGGGATGGGGAACGGCTGCGTCCGCTGAGCGTGCTCGTGGACGGGACGCTGTACGCCCTGGGTGGAGGTGAGCGGTGA
- a CDS encoding DUF5691 domain-containing protein — protein MNDLDSLTRLAFLGTAHAPEPDALGGVEGQAARALSALSVEKRVLLAAGARGVARAAGGRLSRLDAPGEAAPPDSLEVCPPRVSALLVEVMASADAEMLGAILERMAHARRRLPPELLPRMLGFKGPMRAAIVPVLGERGRWLARLHPEWRSALTGTGTSSEEAERVWTEGSFEERRTVLEQTRLTDPARARAWLQGTFAQEKSEHRARFLSSLKQGLSLEDEPLLELGRKDRAAGVREVARELLSQLPTSAFARRMEERARAALLWEQPATLRVRFPAKWDAEAERDGLDKPPAGIGQGEHWLQRLLSALPLSTWERAFGATPEQLVAAAGRSEDGIGLSEGWAHAMRLGASPDWASALLDFWARQKPKMLPPERAESLAFTLFEALPPSERAGHTLRVLRGAQALPRLEQALALTPTPWPVELAREWLLALRQQNDTTNRALALFTSIPRSALVLPAECLAAAAEPFHLPPPLSPWQRELDRFQTSVSICRTLHEELKP, from the coding sequence GTGAACGACCTGGATTCATTGACGCGCCTCGCGTTCCTGGGCACCGCCCACGCGCCCGAGCCCGATGCCCTGGGAGGAGTGGAGGGCCAGGCTGCGCGAGCCCTGAGTGCCCTGTCCGTGGAGAAGCGGGTGCTGCTCGCGGCCGGAGCGCGGGGCGTGGCACGGGCCGCGGGTGGCCGCCTGTCCCGGCTCGACGCGCCCGGGGAAGCGGCACCGCCCGACTCCCTGGAAGTCTGTCCTCCCCGTGTGAGCGCCCTCCTGGTGGAGGTCATGGCCTCCGCGGATGCCGAGATGCTGGGCGCGATCCTCGAGCGGATGGCCCATGCCCGCCGCCGCCTTCCCCCGGAGCTGCTGCCCCGCATGCTCGGATTCAAAGGACCGATGCGCGCGGCGATCGTTCCGGTGCTGGGCGAACGGGGCCGGTGGCTCGCCCGTCTCCACCCCGAATGGCGCTCCGCGCTGACCGGCACCGGCACCTCGTCCGAGGAGGCCGAGCGCGTGTGGACGGAGGGGTCCTTCGAGGAGCGGCGCACGGTGCTCGAGCAGACCCGGCTCACGGATCCAGCCCGCGCCCGAGCCTGGCTCCAGGGCACCTTCGCCCAGGAGAAGAGCGAGCACCGCGCCCGATTCCTCTCCAGCCTGAAGCAGGGACTCTCCCTGGAGGATGAACCCCTGCTGGAGTTGGGCCGCAAGGATCGCGCAGCCGGGGTGCGCGAGGTGGCCAGGGAGCTGCTCTCCCAACTGCCCACGTCCGCCTTCGCGCGGCGAATGGAGGAACGGGCCCGGGCGGCGCTGCTTTGGGAGCAACCCGCGACGCTCCGCGTCCGCTTCCCCGCGAAGTGGGACGCCGAGGCCGAACGCGATGGTCTGGACAAGCCGCCCGCCGGCATCGGCCAGGGCGAGCACTGGCTCCAGCGGCTCCTGTCGGCGCTCCCCTTGTCCACCTGGGAGCGCGCGTTCGGCGCCACGCCGGAGCAGCTCGTCGCCGCCGCCGGGCGGAGCGAGGACGGCATCGGGCTCTCGGAGGGCTGGGCCCACGCGATGCGCCTGGGTGCCTCCCCGGATTGGGCCTCCGCCCTGCTCGACTTCTGGGCCCGTCAGAAACCCAAGATGCTCCCACCCGAGCGCGCGGAGTCCCTGGCGTTCACGCTGTTCGAGGCCCTGCCTCCCTCGGAGCGCGCCGGGCATACCCTGCGCGTGCTCCGTGGAGCGCAGGCCCTGCCCCGCCTGGAGCAAGCCCTCGCCCTGACGCCCACGCCCTGGCCGGTGGAACTCGCTCGGGAGTGGCTGCTGGCCCTTCGTCAGCAGAACGACACGACGAACCGCGCCCTGGCCTTGTTCACCTCCATCCCGCGCTCCGCGCTCGTCCTGCCCGCGGAGTGCCTCGCCGCCGCCGCCGAACCCTTCCATCTACCTCCCCCCCTGTCCCCCTGGCAGCGGGAGCTCGATCGCTTCCAGACGAGCGTCTCGATCTGCCGGACCCTTCACGAGGAGCTGAAACCGTGA